In the genome of Pseudanabaena sp. FACHB-2040, one region contains:
- a CDS encoding tetratricopeptide repeat protein gives MTAVIPLNSRTILGLNQEAYQQLRLALSLNLRRQLLIAVCDDAALQNELATRLEADLNGSANGTSEDNGPNLPAVVNLWLDRQNLDLARQAVLWCKQQGLTHPSLVKSLPTFQMLGIDQLTRYSPALQNRFLASLTHLEPLLSRLEVRLVLWVSRPWLRKIRQSVPQVWQLRNGLFEFAGDPTPLYPVEAIEPVVANKSRPQPPVLAPAPTPAQADSLEAQAIDFWTVLTEDLSALEAPSAPPAPQRNETASGTGSTDALTGAVQPPPAAIPSLLIPFAQNSARSEPKTPKSEVLEFETLELKIPEPSAPEPKAPKSEVLDPATLEQATLKPVTPKPVTPRTPAAAPPPNGAAPPSAPPAPDPVIPDAHLLALWQHIQSLTQQQAGPLTLARAYLFLGQTCRDRIEAGNHHPDLIDLALEAYTRALPNLKPGSPEWGDGLNDLGSLYWLRSHREPHPEGIIHWLQQSIQAYRAVLGYPQPPSEEGLARLHSNLGTVYSLLANLQDPTQNLEQSARAYHRALQYRPADTFPTEYAVLQNSLGAIHWRLAQQSDTRNHLHRAITAYSEALRYRSPQASPQEYAMIQNNLGIAYWSLAQHERPVFLLGQAVAAYRSALAYRTLSTDPAGCAATHNNLGTAYWDLAQHQDKHPEGQRTLWQQALSAYETALTAAQRALGEAPDTPLSFDLWATFHSAGVVHDQLAQHLPEAHFDLRAKHLDQALLHYLTALDGWRALPDRLDLLKNALIHNIRLQFQIRGVEGQNAVLSRIPAELLPDILPQL, from the coding sequence GTGACCGCCGTGATTCCCCTAAACTCTCGCACTATCCTCGGACTCAATCAGGAAGCCTATCAGCAGCTCCGGTTAGCGCTCAGCCTCAATCTGCGCCGCCAGCTGCTGATTGCAGTTTGTGACGACGCAGCCCTCCAAAACGAGCTAGCGACTCGGCTAGAAGCCGATCTAAACGGATCAGCCAATGGCACTTCTGAGGACAATGGCCCCAATCTGCCTGCGGTTGTCAATCTCTGGCTAGATCGCCAAAACCTTGATCTGGCCCGACAGGCGGTGCTGTGGTGTAAGCAGCAGGGCCTCACCCATCCCAGCCTGGTCAAGAGCCTGCCAACCTTCCAAATGTTAGGAATTGATCAGCTCACTCGTTATTCCCCAGCGCTACAAAACCGCTTTTTGGCCTCTCTAACTCACCTGGAACCGCTGCTCTCTCGCTTAGAAGTGCGACTAGTGCTGTGGGTATCTCGCCCCTGGCTGCGAAAAATTCGCCAGTCGGTGCCGCAGGTTTGGCAGCTGCGAAATGGCCTGTTTGAGTTTGCAGGCGATCCTACGCCGCTGTATCCGGTGGAGGCAATTGAGCCTGTAGTAGCAAATAAGAGCAGACCCCAACCCCCCGTGCTAGCACCGGCCCCAACGCCTGCACAAGCAGACTCTTTAGAGGCCCAAGCCATCGATTTTTGGACTGTCTTAACCGAAGACCTATCGGCCTTGGAGGCCCCGTCCGCCCCACCTGCCCCTCAACGAAATGAAACCGCTTCAGGAACGGGTTCGACTGATGCGCTGACTGGTGCAGTTCAGCCACCCCCAGCCGCTATTCCATCACTGCTAATTCCCTTTGCCCAAAACTCGGCTCGATCAGAACCTAAAACTCCTAAGTCTGAAGTTCTTGAGTTTGAAACCCTCGAGCTAAAAATTCCTGAGCCTTCGGCTCCTGAACCTAAGGCTCCTAAGTCTGAAGTTCTCGATCCTGCAACGCTTGAGCAGGCAACACTTAAGCCGGTGACGCCTAAGCCGGTAACACCTAGGACGCCAGCCGCAGCACCACCTCCCAACGGGGCTGCGCCCCCCTCAGCCCCCCCAGCCCCAGATCCAGTCATCCCCGATGCTCATCTGCTGGCCCTGTGGCAGCATATTCAGTCGCTAACACAACAGCAGGCTGGCCCCTTGACCCTGGCGCGAGCCTACCTCTTTTTGGGCCAGACCTGCCGCGATCGCATTGAAGCGGGCAACCACCATCCCGACCTCATCGATCTGGCCCTAGAAGCCTACACCCGCGCTCTGCCCAATCTCAAACCGGGCTCTCCTGAGTGGGGAGATGGTCTGAATGATTTGGGTAGCCTCTACTGGTTGCGATCGCACCGCGAACCCCATCCCGAAGGCATAATTCATTGGCTGCAGCAGAGCATTCAAGCCTACCGGGCTGTTCTGGGCTATCCCCAGCCGCCTTCAGAAGAGGGGCTCGCCCGTCTCCATAGCAACCTAGGCACCGTCTACAGCCTGCTAGCCAACCTGCAAGACCCCACCCAAAACCTAGAGCAATCGGCGCGGGCCTACCACCGAGCCCTGCAGTATCGCCCAGCAGACACCTTCCCCACAGAATACGCCGTTCTGCAAAACAGTCTGGGCGCAATTCACTGGCGGCTGGCCCAGCAGAGCGATACCCGCAACCACCTACACCGCGCCATCACCGCCTACAGCGAAGCCCTGCGATATCGATCACCCCAAGCATCGCCCCAGGAATACGCCATGATTCAAAACAACCTGGGCATTGCCTACTGGAGCCTGGCCCAGCACGAGCGACCTGTGTTTCTCCTAGGGCAGGCCGTCGCTGCCTATCGATCGGCCCTAGCCTACCGCACACTGAGCACCGACCCAGCAGGCTGTGCCGCCACCCACAACAACCTTGGTACGGCCTATTGGGATCTGGCCCAGCACCAAGACAAGCACCCAGAGGGTCAGCGAACCCTGTGGCAGCAAGCCCTGAGCGCCTACGAAACAGCCCTGACAGCTGCCCAGCGGGCGCTGGGCGAAGCTCCCGATACTCCCCTGAGCTTTGACCTATGGGCCACTTTCCACAGCGCCGGAGTCGTACATGATCAGCTGGCTCAACACCTGCCAGAAGCCCACTTCGATCTCCGGGCCAAGCATCTCGATCAGGCTCTGCTGCACTATCTAACGGCACTTGATGGATGGCGGGCCTTGCCCGATCGCCTAGATCTGCTCAAAAACGCCTTGATCCACAACATTCGCCTGCAGTTTCAAATTCGCGGCGTAGAAGGGCAAAACGCTGTCCTATCACGTATTCCAGCCGAGCTTCTGCCCGATATTTTGCCCCAACTATAG
- a CDS encoding GAF domain-containing protein: MQPTDNAMAPEGWSNDSGEAAKAMLAPALEPFLLPAQTSLSLAAHQHALASVIAHIRGSLNLDTIFQTTATQVRQLLGADRVGVFRFFPDHPSEGALVAEDVAEGVRSVLAQPIQDHCFSDRFAPLYKEGRINAVSDFENQNLEPCYLDLMRSLQVRANIVAPLLVGSRLWGLLCIHQCRGPRQWQPTDIEFVRQIADHLSMALHHADLLQQARAQTEQQRALAAVIARIRNSLNLDKIFQTTATEVRQLLEADRVGVFQFSSQQDWAGHLVAEDVAPGWRSALAEPIEDNCFGERFAALYQEGRINAVSDFDTDTFEPCYRSLMAHLQVRANIVAPLINGKTLWGLLCIHQCRGPRQWQPTEIEFVRQISEHLSIALQQAGVIEQVQQQSAQLAEAAERHRAAERHRALATTIDKIRQSLDIDTIFQTATAEVLHLLETERTVIYRFNADWSGEFVAESMTPGWLALMKHYHTHADSCLQQNQGGRYRHNEPHAVADIFTAGYADCHIAVLEAFQARAFMIAPILQGNQLWGLLATYQNSGPRQWEAHELYLLSQVGTQLGVALQQAEYVRQVQHQANQLQRAAEREKAVAKTVDRIRQSLDIATIFETTTQEVRLLLGVERVAIYRFHSDWSGEFVADSIEHDWQPAQAPVLPAYPSLPGQSAQPYPRHETFVPILQGDRLWGLLMAYQSAPRHWPEDDIALLAQLGTQLGMALQQAELWEQTRAQKEELTHTLATLQRSQTRLIQSEKMAGLGQLVAGVAHEINNPINFIAGNLAPARQYADDLLQILSLYQQECTQPSRDLQRAMEAADLDFLRQDLPKTLASMSVGTERIRQIVLSLRNFSRLDQAEMKPVNLHEGLDSTLLILHHRFKDRPELLEIELVKQYGELPLVECYPAQLNQVFMNVLSNSIDALRERQQQSPLEPDYTPQICLQTKQVKTNWVRIRVTDNGLGIRPEIQHRLFDPFFTTKDPGKGTGLGLSISYQIVVEKHGGQLYYAPKAGGGTEFTIEVPVQQPSFLK; this comes from the coding sequence ATGCAACCGACCGACAATGCAATGGCTCCTGAAGGCTGGTCTAACGATTCTGGAGAGGCTGCGAAAGCAATGCTTGCTCCCGCTTTAGAGCCGTTTCTGCTGCCAGCCCAGACCTCTCTCTCCCTGGCAGCCCACCAGCATGCCTTGGCCAGCGTCATTGCCCACATTCGAGGCTCCCTAAACCTCGATACCATCTTCCAAACTACAGCTACCCAGGTACGCCAACTGCTGGGGGCCGACCGAGTGGGCGTTTTTCGCTTCTTCCCTGACCATCCGTCGGAAGGAGCGCTCGTAGCCGAAGATGTAGCTGAGGGCGTGCGTTCGGTACTGGCCCAACCCATTCAAGACCACTGCTTTAGCGATCGCTTTGCCCCCCTCTACAAAGAGGGGCGTATCAACGCCGTTTCGGACTTTGAAAATCAGAACCTAGAGCCCTGCTACCTGGATCTGATGCGGAGTCTGCAGGTGCGGGCTAACATCGTAGCTCCCCTATTGGTCGGCAGCCGCCTGTGGGGACTATTGTGCATCCACCAATGTCGAGGCCCCCGTCAGTGGCAGCCCACCGACATTGAGTTTGTCCGACAAATTGCTGATCACCTCAGCATGGCGCTGCACCATGCCGATCTGCTGCAGCAGGCCCGGGCCCAGACAGAGCAGCAGCGGGCCCTAGCAGCCGTGATCGCCAGAATTCGCAACTCCCTAAATTTAGACAAGATCTTTCAGACCACGGCAACGGAGGTGCGCCAGCTTTTAGAAGCAGACCGGGTTGGGGTGTTTCAGTTTTCTTCGCAGCAGGACTGGGCTGGGCATCTGGTAGCTGAAGACGTGGCCCCAGGCTGGCGCTCGGCCCTAGCTGAACCGATTGAGGATAACTGCTTTGGGGAACGCTTTGCCGCGCTTTATCAGGAAGGCCGCATCAACGCTGTCTCAGACTTTGATACAGACACCTTTGAGCCCTGCTACCGCAGCCTAATGGCCCATCTCCAGGTGCGGGCCAATATCGTGGCCCCCCTGATCAACGGCAAGACGTTGTGGGGACTGCTCTGCATTCATCAGTGCCGAGGGCCGCGCCAGTGGCAGCCCACCGAGATTGAGTTTGTCCGGCAGATCTCTGAGCATCTCAGCATTGCGCTACAGCAGGCTGGTGTGATCGAGCAGGTGCAGCAGCAGTCGGCCCAACTGGCCGAAGCCGCCGAGCGCCATCGAGCCGCCGAACGCCATCGGGCACTGGCCACGACCATCGACAAGATCCGCCAGTCTCTCGATATCGACACCATTTTCCAGACTGCTACTGCAGAAGTTTTGCACCTGCTGGAGACAGAGCGAACCGTCATCTACCGCTTCAACGCCGACTGGAGTGGCGAGTTTGTGGCAGAGTCGATGACCCCTGGCTGGCTGGCCCTGATGAAGCATTACCACACCCATGCCGATAGCTGCCTGCAGCAGAATCAAGGGGGCCGCTACCGCCATAACGAACCCCATGCCGTAGCTGATATTTTTACAGCAGGCTACGCCGACTGCCACATCGCTGTGCTGGAGGCTTTTCAGGCTAGAGCCTTCATGATCGCCCCTATTCTTCAGGGCAATCAGCTGTGGGGCCTGCTGGCCACCTATCAAAATTCTGGCCCCCGCCAGTGGGAAGCCCATGAGCTGTACTTGTTATCTCAGGTGGGTACTCAGTTGGGCGTGGCGCTACAACAGGCTGAGTATGTCAGGCAGGTGCAGCACCAGGCCAACCAGCTACAGCGGGCGGCAGAGCGGGAAAAGGCCGTTGCCAAAACCGTAGACCGAATTCGCCAGTCTCTAGATATTGCCACTATTTTTGAGACCACCACCCAAGAGGTGCGGCTGCTGCTGGGGGTGGAGCGGGTCGCTATCTACCGTTTTCACAGTGATTGGAGCGGTGAGTTTGTAGCTGACTCAATTGAGCACGACTGGCAGCCTGCCCAAGCTCCTGTCCTGCCGGCCTACCCCTCGCTGCCGGGTCAATCAGCCCAGCCGTATCCTCGCCACGAAACCTTTGTGCCGATTCTTCAGGGCGATCGGCTGTGGGGCTTACTGATGGCCTACCAGAGCGCTCCTCGCCACTGGCCGGAAGACGACATCGCGCTGCTGGCTCAGCTCGGCACTCAGCTAGGTATGGCACTGCAGCAGGCCGAGCTTTGGGAGCAAACCCGGGCTCAGAAGGAAGAACTCACCCACACCCTAGCCACCCTTCAGAGATCCCAAACTCGCCTGATTCAGAGCGAAAAGATGGCTGGGCTGGGGCAGCTAGTAGCTGGTGTAGCCCACGAAATTAACAATCCCATTAACTTCATTGCTGGCAACCTGGCCCCAGCCCGGCAGTATGCAGATGACCTGCTGCAGATCCTCAGCCTTTATCAACAGGAGTGTACGCAACCTAGTCGGGATCTGCAGCGGGCTATGGAAGCAGCAGATCTAGACTTTTTGCGGCAGGACCTGCCTAAGACACTGGCCTCAATGTCTGTGGGCACCGAGCGCATCCGGCAAATCGTGCTCTCTCTGCGGAACTTCTCTCGCTTAGACCAGGCCGAGATGAAGCCCGTAAACCTGCATGAGGGCCTAGATAGCACCCTGCTAATCTTGCACCACCGCTTTAAAGACCGGCCAGAGCTACTAGAGATTGAGCTGGTTAAGCAATACGGGGAACTGCCTTTGGTAGAGTGCTACCCGGCCCAGCTCAATCAGGTCTTTATGAATGTCCTGAGTAACAGCATTGATGCCCTACGCGAACGGCAGCAGCAGTCTCCCCTAGAGCCAGACTACACGCCTCAAATTTGTCTGCAGACAAAACAGGTTAAGACTAACTGGGTGCGCATTCGGGTTACAGACAATGGCTTAGGCATTCGCCCTGAGATTCAACATCGGCTGTTTGATCCCTTCTTTACCACCAAGGATCCGGGTAAAGGAACGGGGCTAGGGCTGTCTATCAGCTATCAGATTGTTGTAGAAAAACACGGCGGCCAGCTCTACTACGCCCCCAAGGCAGGTGGCGGCACGGAGTTTACCATTGAGGTGCCCGTACAGCAGCCCAGTTTTCTCAAGTAG
- a CDS encoding DEAD/DEAH box helicase: MVLDLAKLFPFPLDEFQLQAVESLDQGKSVVVCAPTGSGKTLIGEYAIYRALDHGKRVFYTTPLKALSNQKLRDFRNQFGPENVGLLTGDSSINRDAPVVVMTTEIFRNMLYGTRIGETGTTLQDVEAVVLDECHYMNDRQRGTVWEESIIYCPPEIQLLALSATVENSDQLTDWLQKVHGPTQLIYSDFRPVPLEFHYYNGKGLYPLLNESRTSIHHRLKSRRKPQGRRPNQGPKERVSLSAVVSQLQEKDMLPAIYFIFSRRGCDRAIDEVASLSLVNEAEAEQLKERIDTFLSWNPDAGRAGQVEQLYRGIAAHHAGILPLWKGLVEELFQAGLIKVVFATETLAAGINMPARTTVVSTLSKRTDSGHRLLTASEFLQMSGRAGRRGMDELGHVVTIETPFEGAREAAYLATVGPDPLVSQFTPSYGMVLNLLQTHTLEEARDLIERSFGQYLATLHLTPQQEAIARLESEIARQKAQLENVDEAILADYAKLKERAKEERRLLKILQQQAAEVLSEDVGQMVPFAIAGTILSLKGKHVPVAEPLPAVLVLKVPGSGQFPYLICLTQDNHWYVVAGSDVVGLHADFPRLQQVDPLIPPPEMPVRPGQHRSGDAHTATIAARIPSPPPLEMMAPEVKNQLDRLRQIETQIDKHPARQWDNPNALLKRQKRVKQLEEEFYERIQKLSEYTGRYWQEFLSITEILDYFGCLEDHKPTSMGEVAAAIRGDNELWLALALASGELDHLTPAQLAAACAALVTETARPDSWSDYSLSSTAVEALEGLRGIRRELFQQQHRRHVVAPVWMEYELVGLVEQWANQVEWATLGQNTNLDEGDVVRMLRRTLDFLSQIPHVPYISNVLRGNAREAIESMNRFPVNEEIA; the protein is encoded by the coding sequence TTGGTTCTTGATTTAGCCAAATTATTTCCGTTTCCGCTGGATGAGTTTCAGCTTCAGGCTGTGGAGTCGCTCGACCAGGGTAAGTCGGTGGTGGTGTGTGCGCCAACGGGTTCCGGCAAAACCCTAATTGGGGAGTACGCTATTTACCGGGCGCTTGACCACGGTAAGCGGGTCTTTTACACGACTCCTCTCAAGGCCTTGTCCAACCAAAAGCTGCGGGACTTTCGTAATCAGTTTGGGCCAGAGAATGTGGGCCTGCTGACGGGTGACAGCTCGATCAACCGGGATGCCCCTGTGGTGGTCATGACCACTGAGATTTTTCGCAACATGCTCTACGGTACCCGTATTGGCGAGACTGGCACCACGCTGCAGGACGTGGAAGCGGTGGTGCTAGACGAGTGCCACTATATGAACGACCGACAGCGGGGTACGGTTTGGGAAGAGTCGATTATCTACTGCCCACCAGAGATTCAGCTGCTGGCGCTTTCGGCAACGGTTGAAAATAGCGACCAGCTGACGGACTGGCTGCAAAAGGTGCATGGCCCCACTCAGCTGATTTATTCTGACTTTCGCCCGGTGCCGCTGGAGTTTCACTACTACAACGGCAAGGGCCTTTATCCCTTGCTGAATGAAAGCAGGACCAGTATTCATCACCGGCTCAAGAGCCGCCGCAAACCCCAAGGGCGCAGACCCAATCAGGGGCCGAAGGAGCGCGTCAGCCTGTCTGCAGTGGTGAGCCAGCTGCAGGAAAAGGACATGCTGCCTGCGATTTACTTTATCTTCAGCCGTCGGGGCTGTGACCGGGCGATCGATGAGGTGGCTAGCCTATCTCTGGTTAACGAGGCTGAGGCGGAGCAGCTCAAAGAGCGCATCGACACCTTTCTCAGCTGGAACCCCGATGCTGGACGCGCTGGGCAGGTTGAGCAACTTTATCGGGGCATTGCTGCTCACCACGCCGGAATTTTGCCGCTCTGGAAGGGGTTGGTGGAAGAGCTATTTCAGGCGGGGCTGATCAAGGTAGTCTTTGCTACGGAGACGCTGGCAGCAGGCATTAATATGCCGGCCCGCACCACGGTTGTTTCTACCCTATCTAAGCGAACTGACAGTGGGCACCGCCTGCTAACGGCTTCTGAGTTTCTGCAGATGTCGGGCCGGGCCGGGCGGCGTGGCATGGACGAGCTGGGGCATGTGGTGACGATAGAAACGCCGTTTGAAGGGGCCAGGGAGGCCGCTTACCTGGCAACCGTCGGCCCTGATCCGTTGGTCAGTCAGTTTACCCCTAGCTACGGCATGGTGCTAAACCTGCTGCAAACTCACACTTTAGAAGAAGCCAGAGATCTTATTGAGCGCAGCTTTGGCCAGTACCTAGCCACTCTACACCTAACTCCCCAGCAGGAGGCCATTGCCCGGCTCGAAAGCGAGATTGCTCGGCAAAAGGCCCAGCTAGAGAATGTGGATGAGGCGATTTTAGCTGATTATGCCAAGCTCAAGGAGCGGGCTAAGGAAGAACGCCGCCTGCTGAAGATTTTGCAGCAGCAGGCGGCTGAGGTGCTGTCGGAGGATGTGGGACAGATGGTGCCGTTTGCGATCGCAGGCACCATTCTCTCCCTTAAAGGCAAGCACGTGCCCGTGGCCGAACCGCTGCCCGCTGTGCTGGTGCTCAAAGTCCCCGGCTCGGGCCAGTTCCCCTATTTGATCTGCCTCACCCAAGACAATCACTGGTACGTTGTGGCTGGATCAGACGTGGTGGGCCTTCATGCTGACTTCCCCCGGCTGCAGCAGGTAGACCCGCTGATCCCACCTCCAGAAATGCCGGTGAGACCAGGGCAGCACCGCAGCGGCGATGCTCACACAGCCACCATAGCCGCCCGCATTCCCTCGCCGCCACCGCTGGAGATGATGGCCCCAGAGGTCAAAAACCAGCTCGACCGACTGCGGCAGATAGAAACTCAGATCGACAAGCATCCAGCCCGCCAGTGGGACAACCCCAACGCCCTACTCAAGCGACAGAAGCGGGTAAAACAGCTAGAGGAAGAGTTTTACGAGCGGATTCAGAAGCTATCAGAATACACAGGCCGCTACTGGCAGGAATTCCTCAGCATTACCGAAATTCTGGACTATTTTGGTTGCCTAGAAGACCACAAACCCACCTCAATGGGAGAGGTCGCCGCTGCAATTCGTGGCGACAACGAACTTTGGCTGGCACTAGCGCTGGCCTCGGGTGAACTCGACCATCTCACCCCGGCCCAATTGGCTGCCGCCTGCGCTGCCCTAGTCACCGAAACCGCCCGGCCTGATAGCTGGAGCGACTACAGCCTCTCATCCACGGCAGTAGAAGCACTAGAAGGGCTACGAGGCATTCGCCGAGAGCTGTTTCAGCAGCAGCATCGTCGCCATGTGGTCGCGCCGGTGTGGATGGAGTATGAGCTGGTAGGGCTGGTAGAGCAGTGGGCCAACCAAGTTGAATGGGCCACCTTGGGCCAAAACACCAACCTAGATGAGGGAGACGTGGTGCGCATGCTCCGCCGCACCCTCGATTTTCTCTCCCAGATTCCCCACGTGCCCTACATTTCAAACGTCTTGCGAGGCAATGCCCGGGAAGCGATTGAGAGCATGAACCGCTTCCCGGTGAATGAAGAAATCGCCTGA
- a CDS encoding cation:proton antiporter produces MESILGLPLPVQDPVLIFGICMVVILVTPLLFERFRLPGIIGPIVAGVVLGTSVLNVLERGQAIELLGNVGLLYIMFLAGLEINMTQFRKNRDRSLVFGIITFTIPQVTGTIIFRLLGFDWAASILVASMFASHTLVPYPIVSRLGIVKDDAVVTTVGGTILTDTVALLVLVVIARSVQGDLDARFWVTLSLSMVIYVTAVVYLLPILVRWFFRNVSDGGKSEFVFVLAVVFIGAYLARAVGTEAILGAFLVGLTLNRLIPERSRLMSQIQFFGETFIIPFFLIFIGLLVDVSVLASSPTAWLVMGTMLATNVGTKFVAAGITRRIYNYSNAQGWLIFGLSTCEAAATLAATLVGYELGIIGDDVLNGVVMMIFATCVLGPWVVERFGKEVARQEQEQLYEPRQAPQRILVPLANPATSEMLLNLAAMLRDEKSEEAVFPLTAIAEEADADNTESKVAGAERLLAHAVVHAAEMDIPVNPVTRVARNPASGIIDAATERRVSDIVIGWNGARSTQQRIFGTVIDQVLERSTQQVWVCKLNHPINTFQRLVVLLPPLVDHNLGFYETVRSIKHLASQLGTQLQVLVVQDDPERFRQHFESIAIEVTTGFIQVPNWQGVRTELQDFSSSNDLVVLVSARERTLAYERQLAQLPQALADLNASFLVLYPSERDARNYGALQPRGLPEILTEERVKLNLTTSSYERTVEELLTTAMPKEDPQHWAVLKSLVYDDVGYASEILPGVIISHARVQGLKETQLFLGVHPQGVPHERAGKTVHVVLLLLSPAQRSTQDHLTQLAEIARNFNQGERLDKLIAADSLDQVRDWFMHQSMLQLR; encoded by the coding sequence ATGGAGTCGATCTTGGGCCTTCCCCTGCCGGTGCAGGATCCAGTCTTGATCTTTGGCATTTGCATGGTTGTTATTCTGGTAACGCCGCTGCTCTTTGAGCGCTTTCGGCTGCCGGGAATTATTGGTCCGATCGTGGCAGGGGTGGTGCTGGGAACCAGTGTGCTCAATGTGCTGGAGCGGGGGCAGGCAATTGAGCTGCTAGGCAATGTGGGCCTGCTCTACATCATGTTTTTGGCGGGACTGGAAATCAATATGACCCAGTTTCGTAAAAACCGCGATCGCAGTCTTGTCTTTGGCATCATTACCTTCACCATTCCCCAAGTAACGGGCACCATTATCTTTAGGCTGTTGGGATTTGACTGGGCGGCTTCGATTTTGGTCGCCAGCATGTTTGCTTCCCACACCCTGGTGCCCTACCCGATTGTCAGCCGCCTGGGCATCGTCAAAGACGATGCGGTGGTAACGACCGTGGGCGGCACCATTCTTACCGATACGGTGGCGCTGCTAGTGCTGGTGGTGATAGCCCGCTCGGTGCAAGGCGATCTAGATGCCAGGTTTTGGGTCACGCTGTCGCTGTCGATGGTGATTTACGTGACAGCGGTGGTCTATCTGCTGCCGATTTTGGTTCGCTGGTTTTTTCGCAATGTCAGTGATGGCGGCAAGAGCGAGTTTGTCTTTGTGCTGGCGGTGGTCTTTATTGGGGCTTACCTAGCGCGGGCCGTGGGCACCGAAGCGATTCTGGGCGCGTTTTTGGTGGGGCTAACGCTGAATCGGCTGATTCCTGAGCGCAGTCGGTTGATGAGCCAGATTCAGTTTTTTGGCGAAACCTTCATCATTCCCTTCTTTTTGATCTTCATTGGCCTGCTGGTCGATGTTTCGGTGTTGGCCAGTAGTCCTACCGCCTGGCTGGTGATGGGCACCATGCTGGCAACCAACGTTGGTACTAAATTTGTTGCAGCCGGCATTACCCGCCGCATCTATAACTATTCCAATGCCCAGGGCTGGCTGATCTTTGGCCTATCTACTTGTGAGGCCGCAGCGACTCTGGCCGCAACTTTGGTGGGCTATGAGCTGGGCATTATTGGCGACGATGTTTTGAACGGAGTAGTGATGATGATCTTTGCTACTTGCGTTCTCGGTCCTTGGGTGGTGGAGCGCTTTGGCAAGGAAGTGGCCCGGCAAGAGCAAGAACAGCTCTACGAACCGCGTCAAGCGCCGCAGCGCATTCTGGTGCCCCTGGCAAACCCGGCGACTTCGGAAATGCTGCTCAACCTGGCGGCCATGCTGCGAGATGAAAAATCTGAGGAGGCGGTGTTTCCGCTGACTGCGATCGCAGAAGAAGCCGACGCCGACAACACTGAAAGCAAGGTTGCAGGAGCCGAGCGGCTGCTCGCTCACGCGGTGGTTCACGCGGCGGAGATGGACATCCCGGTTAACCCCGTCACTCGAGTGGCCCGCAACCCCGCTTCAGGCATTATTGATGCGGCCACTGAGCGGCGTGTCAGCGACATTGTAATCGGCTGGAATGGAGCCCGCTCGACTCAGCAGCGCATCTTTGGCACTGTGATTGACCAGGTGCTAGAGCGCTCTACCCAACAGGTGTGGGTGTGCAAGCTCAATCACCCGATCAACACGTTCCAGCGGCTGGTGGTGCTGCTGCCGCCGCTGGTCGATCACAACCTGGGCTTTTATGAGACAGTGCGATCGATCAAGCACCTAGCCTCCCAACTCGGTACCCAGCTGCAGGTGCTGGTGGTGCAAGACGACCCTGAGCGATTCCGGCAGCACTTTGAATCCATTGCGATCGAAGTCACGACTGGCTTTATTCAGGTGCCCAACTGGCAAGGTGTGCGCACAGAGCTGCAGGACTTCTCTAGCAGTAACGATCTGGTGGTGCTGGTCAGTGCCCGTGAGCGCACTCTGGCCTATGAGCGTCAGCTAGCCCAGCTACCCCAGGCGCTAGCTGATCTAAATGCCAGCTTTTTGGTGCTCTATCCCTCCGAGCGAGATGCCCGTAACTATGGAGCTTTACAGCCCCGAGGGCTACCCGAAATTCTGACTGAGGAGCGGGTGAAGCTAAACCTGACGACCTCGTCCTATGAAAGAACCGTAGAAGAGCTGCTCACGACAGCCATGCCCAAAGAAGATCCCCAACACTGGGCCGTTCTCAAATCCTTGGTTTACGACGATGTTGGCTACGCCAGCGAAATTTTACCGGGGGTAATTATTTCCCACGCGCGGGTGCAGGGGCTGAAGGAAACCCAGCTCTTTCTGGGTGTTCACCCCCAAGGTGTGCCCCATGAGCGAGCCGGAAAAACGGTGCATGTGGTGCTGCTGCTGCTCAGCCCGGCCCAGCGCTCAACCCAGGACCACCTCACCCAGCTAGCTGAGATCGCCCGTAACTTCAACCAGGGTGAGCGCTTAGACAAACTGATCGCTGCCGACAGTCTTGATCAGGTGCGAGACTGGTTCATGCACCAGTCCATGCTGCAGCTGCGGTAG
- a CDS encoding universal stress protein, whose amino-acid sequence MNPRFKRILAALDRSPASARVFQQALALAQQHYSQLMLIHCVGLRTLENWGTYLDAGVGLASPSRLQRLQELHLDEVNTAWQWLYDQALLAQAEGVAAEITCVTGDASSQICRFARDWDTDLILLGHNGKPGLKQHIFGSTTTHVVLHAPCSVMAVQASVDAQSWNSHQEAQTVSQVCDTARDKRLVRSTWNYAVLWAGS is encoded by the coding sequence ATGAACCCAAGATTCAAGCGGATTCTGGCGGCCCTCGATCGCTCACCTGCCTCTGCCCGTGTGTTTCAGCAGGCCCTAGCGTTGGCCCAGCAGCACTACAGCCAGCTGATGCTGATCCATTGCGTTGGCCTCAGAACTTTAGAAAACTGGGGCACCTATCTAGATGCTGGAGTCGGGCTGGCTAGCCCCAGCCGTCTGCAGCGCCTGCAAGAACTGCACCTAGATGAAGTCAACACAGCCTGGCAGTGGCTTTATGACCAGGCTTTGCTGGCCCAGGCTGAAGGGGTAGCGGCAGAGATTACCTGTGTTACGGGCGATGCCAGCAGTCAGATTTGCCGATTTGCCCGCGATTGGGATACAGACCTAATCTTGCTGGGCCACAACGGTAAACCGGGCTTAAAGCAGCATATCTTTGGCAGCACGACCACGCACGTTGTGCTCCATGCCCCTTGCTCGGTGATGGCCGTTCAGGCATCGGTAGATGCCCAGTCTTGGAACTCTCATCAGGAGGCTCAAACTGTCTCGCAAGTGTGCGATACCGCAAGGGACAAACGGCTGGTCCGCTCAACGTGGAACTATGCCGTTCTTTGGGCCGGTTCTTAG